In a single window of the Tachyglossus aculeatus isolate mTacAcu1 chromosome 14, mTacAcu1.pri, whole genome shotgun sequence genome:
- the GNS gene encoding N-acetylglucosamine-6-sulfatase — protein sequence MAGPPAVSSSFSSSSRRRRSPPVPPVLLLLLLPGLCLPCGGAGPGGSARSPNVLLLLTDDQDSLLGGMTPLKKTKALIGDMGMSFSSAYVPSALCCPSRASILTGKYPHNHHVVNNTLEGNCSSRSWQKIQEPNTFPAILRSACGYQTFFAGKYLNEYGAEGAGGLEHVPPGWSYWFALEKNSKYYNYTLSINGKARKHGENYSQDYLTDVLANVSLDFLDYRSNSEPFFMMISMPAPHSPWIAAPQYEKSFQNVNAPRNSNFNIHGKNKHWLIRQAKTPMTNSSIQFLDDAFRKRWRTLLSVDDLVEKLVKRLDFRGELNNTFIFYTSDNGYHTGQFSLPIDKRQLYEFDIKVPLLVRGPGIRPNQTNKMLIANIDLGPTILDIAGYDLNKTQMDGMSLLPLLRDKQNVTWRSDVLVEYQGEGYNGTNPTCPTLGPGVTHCFPDCVCEDAYNNTYACVRTMSASWDLQYCEFDDQEVFVEVYNLTADPHQIENIAKTIDPELLGKMNYRLMMLQSCSGSTCRTPGVFDPGYRFDPRLMFSNHGRVRTRRFSKQSL from the exons ATGGCGGGTCCGCCCGCCGTCTcgtcgtccttctcctcctcctctcgccgCCGCCGGTCCCCCCCGGTGCCtccggtgctgctgctgctgttactgcCGGGCTTGTGCCTGCCgtgcggcggggccgggcccgggggatccGCCCGGAGCCCCAACGTGCTGCTGCTCCTCACCGACGACCAGGACTCGCTGCTGGGCGGCATG ACACCACTAAAGAAGACCAAGGCCCTTATTGGAGATATGGGGATGAGCTTTTCCAGTGCT tatgtgccaagcgctctgtGCTGTCCTAGTAGAGCCAGCATCCTGACAGGGAAATATCCGCACAACCATCACGTCGTCAACAACACCTTGGAAGGAAACTGTAGCAGCAGATCTTGGCAGAAGATTCAGGAGCCAAACACCTTCCCGGCCATTCTCAGATCGGCGTGTGGATACCAGACATTTTTTGCTGGAAAGTATTTAAATGAG TACGGTGCCGAGGGTGCGGGAGGATTGGAGCATGTACCCCCAGGGTGGAGTTACTGGTTCGctttg GAGAAGAACtctaaatactacaattatactCTCTCAATCAACGGGAAGGCCCGGAAACATGGTGAAAACTACAGTCAAGACTACCTGACTGATGTCctg GCAAATGTTTCCTTGGACTTCCTGGACTACAGATCAAACTCTGAACCTTTCTTCATGATGATCTCAATGCCTGCTCCTCACTCCCCGTGGATAGCAGCCCCCCAGTACGAAAAGAGCTTCCAGAACGTCAACGCTCCAAGAAATAGCAACTTCAACATCCACGGGAAG AACAAGCATTGGCTAATTAGGCAAGCCAAGACCCCGATGACTAATTCTTCGATTCAGTTTTTAGATGATGCATTTAGGAAAAG GTGGAGAACTCTGCTGTCGGTTGATGATCTGGTAGAAAAATTAGTGAAGAGGCTGGATTTCCGTGGAGAGCTGAACAACACTTTCATTTTTTATACTTCAGACAATGGCTACCACACAG GGCAGTTTTCTTTGCCGATAGACAAACGGCAGCTGTATGAGTTCGACATTAAAGTTCCCTTGCTGGTTCGAGGACCTGGAATCAGACCAAATCAGACAAACAAG ATGCTTATTGCAAACATCGACTTGGGGCCCACTATTTTGGACATTGCAGGTTATGACCTGAACAAGACACAGATGGACGGGATGTCATTGTTGCCACTGCTG AGGGACAAACAGAACGTGACTTGGAGATCAGATGTCCTGGTCGAGTACCAAGGAGAAGGTTACAATGGCACCAATCCAACCTGCCCCACCCTGGGCCCCGGAGTCACC CATTGTTTCCCCGATTGTGTGTGCGAGGATGCCTACAACAACACGTACGCCTGCGTGAGGACAATGTCTGCCTCCTGGGACCTGCAGTATTGTGAATTCGATGACCAGGAG GTGTTCGTGGAAGTCTACAACCTGACGGCCGACCCTCACCAGATTGAGAACATTGCTAAAACCATAGATCCCGAACTCTTAGGGAAGATGAACTACCGGTTAATGATGCTGCAGTCCTGCTCGGGATCAACCTGTCGCACGCCGGGGGTTTTTGACCCAGG